In Phaseolus vulgaris cultivar G19833 chromosome 10, P. vulgaris v2.0, whole genome shotgun sequence, a single genomic region encodes these proteins:
- the LOC137817891 gene encoding proline-rich receptor-like protein kinase PERK9 translates to MTSSRRLALAKFLKKAKSAKEGGDAVASDVPTVASLPTPPPSASPPPIAAVPLAMASTLAPARPNKGKRVLIVDSDSEDSGNALVSHKRRATGLPASSAASPSGGNSLRDDPPSATSLPPPPAPEEREERIDSVPPLSPLPHRDAAEASGSAPPVSVPASTSRKPRIPRPIHRELTQGFTEGMSPTDPQKGGGMPYYMGAFLAVAIKWRTQARNAIKGREALTQASCENPGINISNCDPTHHVVDGKVVLMDLDD, encoded by the coding sequence atgacttctTCGAGGCGGCTTGCTCTTGCCAAATTTTTGAAGAAGGCAAAATCTGCCAAAGAGGGCGGGGACGCCGTCGCCTCTGACGTGCCCACCGTCGCTTCCCTGCCGACTCCTCCACCAtctgcttctcctcctcctATTGCCGCGGTTCCATTAGCCATGGCGTCGACCCTTGCCCCAGCACGCCccaacaaaggaaaaagggtgctGATAGTAGACTCTGACAGCGAAGACTCGGGCAATGCCCTGGTTTCCCATAAGAGGAGGGCTACGGGCCTTCCTGCCTCATCAGCTGCGTCCCCCAGTGGTGGGAActctctcagggacgatcctccTAGTGCCACATCACTGCCACCTCCACCAGCCCCCGAGGAACGAGAAGAAAGGATTGACTCGGTTCCCCCGCTCTCGCCGTTGCCGCATCGTGACGCAGCTGAGGCCTCGGGCTCCGCCCCTCCTGTATCAGTCCCTGCCTCGACTTCTCGCAAACCCCGAATTCCTCGCCCcattcatagggagttgacgcagggcttcaccgaaggaatgtcgccgactgatcctcaaaaggggggaggcatgccttattatatgGGGGCATTCCTGGCGGTGGCAATCAAGTGGCGCACTCAGGCTCGAAACGCTATCAAAGGGAGGGAGGCTCTGACTCAGGCGTCctgtgagaaccctggcatcaatatttcaaactgcgaccccacacaccatgtcgtcgacgggaaggtcgtgctcatggacttggatgactga